From Leptodactylus fuscus isolate aLepFus1 unplaced genomic scaffold, aLepFus1.hap2 HAP2_SCAFFOLD_416, whole genome shotgun sequence, the proteins below share one genomic window:
- the LOC142188314 gene encoding mothers against decapentaplegic homolog 6-like, with protein MFRSRRSFLVRHLWKQRCTTTSRGQGEGAPSNPEDLHNALRPAVHQLFKKLKDEQLWQLLQAVEGRGRWDGGCILLPWEVRAGKQALPPQVLVCRLYRWPDLRTSTELKSLSQCQNFWRRSGDGTSVCCTPYHYSRLATPEAAISSGYKVREVARPVLSNTALTEQESSLCNVRGLHDTTLSRGSIRDGHWCKLAYWEHRTRVGRLYSVTEPSVHIFYDLPKASGFCLGFLGSEPRNDMVRRTRKKIGQGLVLSHQQGEVWVYNQSEHPIFINSPTLATINTRGQTVHKVLPGYSIKVFDADRAADLSEHSEVGNGPCDLHSVRISFAKGWGTCYSRQFITSCPCWLEILLSTPK; from the exons ATGTTCCGCTCTCGACGTTCTTTCTTGGTGAGGCATCTTTGGAAGCAGCGCTGTACAACCACCAGCCGGGGTCAGGGGGAAGGGGCGCCCTCCAACCCCGAGGACCTCCACAATGCCCTGCGCCCGGCAGTCCACCAACTCTTTAAGAAGCTGAAAGATGAGCAGCTGTGGCAGTTGTTGCAGGCGGTGGAGGGGCGGGGGCGCTGGGATGGCGGGTGCATCTTGTTACCCTGGGAAGTTCGTGCTGGAAAACAGGCGCTGCCGCCTCAGGTGCTGGTCTGCAGGTTATACCGATGGCCGGACCTCCGCACCAGCACCGAGCTCAAGAGCCTGAGCCAATGCCAGAACTTCTGGAGGAGGAGCGGAGACGGCACCTCAGTCTGCTGCACCCCTTACCACTACAGCCGGCTGGCAACACCAG AGGCGGCCATCTCCTCCGGGTACAAGGTGAGAGAAGTCGCCCGCCCGGTCCTGAGTAACACAGCGCTCACAGAGCAGGAGTCCAGTCTCTGTAATGTGCGAGGATTACACG ACACCACTCTGTCCAGAGGCTCCATCCGTGACGGTCACTGGTGTAAGCTGGCGTACTGGGAGCACCGCACACGAGTGGGGCGCCTCTACAGCGTCACCGAACCCTCCGTCCACATCTTCTATGACTTGCCCAAGGCCAGCGGATTCTGCCTGGGGTTCCTGGGCTCCGAGCCTCGAAATGACATGGTGAGACGGACCCGGAAGAAGATCGGTCAGGGCCTGGTCCTGAGCCACCAGCAGGGGGAGGTGTGGGTGTATAACCAAAGTGAGCACCCCATTTTCATCAACTCGCCCACCCTGGCCACTATCAACACCCGGGGGCAAACGGTGCACAAGGTTCTGCCCGGATACTCCATCAAAGTGTTTGATGCTGACAGAGCAGCTGATTTATCGGAGCACTCTGAGGTGGGCAACGGCCCTTGTGACCTACACAGTGTCCGCATCAGCTTTGCCAAAGGTTGGGGTACTTGCTATTCCCGACAATTCATTACTTCCTGTCCCTGCTGGCTGGAGATTCTGCTCAGCACCCCCAAATGA